TATTCGGGAAGTATATATATAAAACTAATTTCAGGTAACATAAATGCAATAAGACCTGCAGGAGTTTTTTATTATTCTGATAATACTTGGACTGATTATTCATGGGTAGATGCAAATGGAAGTTATAAAAGGATAATTGATATGGGTAATGGAATATATCGAATTGAAGTAAATAATATGAAATATGACCAAACAAAAATTGACGCTGGATTAACTATTAGTAAATTTCAAATACGAATCACATCGCCAGATTTAGTTGATTTTTACGTCTTAGCAGCCCAATGGGAGCAAAAACCCTTCGCAACCTCGTTCGTGGATGGGACGAGAGCAGATGGGAATTTGCAACTCCCTTGGACTATGGATGGATATAATTTTGTAATTAATTTATTTGCAAAAGATTTATTTTCATCGACTAATACAAATACACATATTTTTAATTTAGGAACAACAGGATTAACAGATGTATATGATGGAAGATTAATCTTAAGACAAAATAATTCTTTGTTTCAACTGTATATCGACCCTGCAGATGGAAGCGCATCTGTATCAAGTAATACGTCAGTTGCATCAAATGACGGAAAATATCATATGCTAACTGTATTAGTAGAAGCAACGCAAGCAAGATTATACATTGATGGTATTTACAAAACAACATTAACGTATGATTTCACTAAAGAAAATTTCGATAAATTGGTATTAGGCTCTAATATTAGTTTCAGTCCTGTAACTGCTTATGGTTTAATCTCCAACCTCTACATCGGCAACTACGACCCTAACATCTGGACTGATGCATTCATTCAAGAATTATATAATGCGAAACGTCCTTTCTCAGTCCCAGCAAAATTACCTATAATCTAATTTCTGGGAGTTTTTACTCCCTTTCAAGTGAGGTGAAAAAATGTTTGAAGCACTTAATATAGATACAAATTTTCTAAATTACTACAGACACAAAACAAAATATAAAAAAATATTGTTTTACGCAAAAATTGACGGTGTGAATTGGTATGATTTGAGCGATTACGTACAAAGAGTTAAAACAAATAATAAAATACAATTACTTAATAATGCGGTAATAGATACAGCAACAATAACGGTAAAAAATGAGAATAACGCTTTTACTTCTACGCAATACAATGATGTGTTTGACCCAACAGTTGGAAAAATTAACGGGACAATAAACGATGGCTATCTTAACAAAGTATGGGAAGTTAAAATATTAGTTGAAGTAACTGACGGAATAAATACAATTCAAATACCAGTTTTTCACGGTTGGAAAACACAAAGAGCTATAAAAGAAAAGCATAAAAAAGCGGAAATAGAATTAAAGGATATATTATGGATAACAACACAAAAAAAATTGGAATACCCATTATTATATACCCAAATGACACCAAATGCTATAATTTCGGATTTGCTTAATAGATGTGGATTAGATGCTAATTATCAAGATTTACAAAACTTAACGACTGTATTCGATGTATTTATTGCTGATAAAGATAGAACGTATTGGCAAGTAATTCAAAAAATAGTAGAAGCAACGGCGGGGAGAATAAGCACAACGCCAGACGGAAAAGTAATATATAGAACAAGAATTGAAAACTTTATTGAGCCAAGTCCTGTTATAACAATTAATCAGGAAGATTTCAAAAATTATAATCTTTCAAATCAAAAAAAATATAACAGAATAAAATTAGAAAGTGAAGGTTTTGAAATAGGAGCAATAACCGAAGCGGTAATTGATACAGACTTGCAAGGAGATAATGCGATAATTGCAGCAACAAAACAAGGAAGATTTGAGCTTGAATATACGAGCGATTATATCAAAAACCCTGATACAACAGTATTTTTGACAGTTTATCAAGGAGAAACGTTAACTTCAGATAATGAAGCTTTCACAGCTGGAAGTGACAATGGATTAATTAGATTAGATGAATTAACCGCATATCCAGACAAGTTAATCTTAAAAATCACAAATTTATCTTCGACTGTAGCTTATAC
This is a stretch of genomic DNA from Marinitoga sp. 1197. It encodes these proteins:
- a CDS encoding phage head spike fiber domain-containing protein, which translates into the protein MALVKTDYGLIYNDDGSLCVTVRDDDIPFEGVKSFAVEEGTTNLITGDSATFATSIGSWVESDANLTITWENIYNEFLKQNGVMRYRKTDSNNASCRINITDSTLTTYSGSIYIKLISGNINAIRPAGVFYYSDNTWTDYSWVDANGSYKRIIDMGNGIYRIEVNNMKYDQTKIDAGLTISKFQIRITSPDLVDFYVLAAQWEQKPFATSFVDGTRADGNLQLPWTMDGYNFVINLFAKDLFSSTNTNTHIFNLGTTGLTDVYDGRLILRQNNSLFQLYIDPADGSASVSSNTSVASNDGKYHMLTVLVEATQARLYIDGIYKTTLTYDFTKENFDKLVLGSNISFSPVTAYGLISNLYIGNYDPNIWTDAFIQELYNAKRPFSVPAKLPII